A section of the Methanococcus vannielii SB genome encodes:
- a CDS encoding DUF2304 domain-containing protein: MELVQNIGIFLGILAILKLIKQAKKSSISPFVAILWAIFGITILFMIVFPKYLSYIAKPLGIDRGIDVLVYFGIIALFFLLYKTYVKTEHLEREITGIISEIAIRDRFEGKSKRKVE, translated from the coding sequence ATGGAACTTGTTCAAAATATTGGAATATTTTTAGGTATTTTAGCAATATTAAAATTAATAAAACAGGCTAAAAAAAGTTCAATTTCCCCATTCGTAGCTATTTTATGGGCAATTTTTGGGATTACCATACTTTTTATGATAGTGTTTCCAAAATATTTATCGTATATTGCAAAACCGCTTGGAATTGATAGAGGAATTGATGTATTAGTATACTTTGGAATAATTGCACTGTTTTTTTTACTATATAAAACATACGTTAAAACAGAACATCTGGAAAGAGAAATTACAGGAATTATTTCAGAAATTGCAATAAGAGATAGGTTTGAAGGAAAATCTAAAAGAAAGGTTGAATAA
- the cobM gene encoding precorrin-4 C(11)-methyltransferase has translation MKKMIIVGAGPGDKELLTIKGKKAIENADILIYAGSLVNPEVLEYNIKNAKIYNSAKMTLEEVISVAVDGINNNLSVVRVHTGDPSLYGAIKEQIDELKKHDIDVEIIPGVTSLFAAAATLKSELTLPDVSQTVIITRPEGRTKKPEKESLIALSKHNATMAIYLGTGMIEKVCEELIEGGYNKDTAVSVVYHASWPDEKKITGTLTDISKKVKEEKITKTALIIVGNAMNPKFYEYSKLYDKDFEHEYRGVKQ, from the coding sequence ATGAAAAAAATGATTATTGTTGGAGCGGGCCCTGGAGATAAGGAATTACTTACAATAAAGGGCAAAAAAGCAATTGAAAATGCAGATATTTTAATATATGCAGGTTCCCTTGTAAATCCTGAAGTTTTAGAGTACAATATAAAAAATGCGAAAATCTATAACAGTGCAAAAATGACACTTGAAGAAGTAATATCTGTTGCTGTAGATGGAATTAACAATAATTTATCAGTTGTAAGGGTTCATACTGGGGATCCGTCTTTATATGGTGCAATAAAAGAACAAATTGATGAATTAAAAAAGCATGATATAGATGTAGAAATAATTCCTGGAGTAACGTCTCTTTTTGCAGCCGCTGCAACATTAAAATCCGAATTAACGCTTCCAGATGTATCACAAACTGTAATTATTACAAGACCTGAAGGGCGAACTAAAAAACCCGAAAAAGAAAGTCTAATCGCTCTTTCAAAACACAACGCTACAATGGCAATTTATCTTGGAACAGGAATGATAGAAAAAGTATGTGAAGAATTAATTGAAGGAGGATACAATAAAGATACAGCAGTTTCGGTTGTATATCATGCATCATGGCCTGATGAAAAAAAAATAACTGGAACTTTAACTGATATTTCAAAAAAGGTTAAGGAAGAAAAAATTACAAAAACGGCCCTAATCATAGTTGGAAATGCAATGAATCCGAAATTTTACGAATATTCAAAACTTTATGACAAAGATTTTGAACACGAATATAGGGGTGTAAAACAGTAA
- a CDS encoding aconitase X catalytic domain-containing protein — MHLTREEEKIYNGEFGESLETCMNLLVSLGDIYGAEKLVDIYSAQVSGVSYKTIGEKGLEFLKDLADNNIKISVPTTLNPAGMDLNRYKELNFPKDFAKKQIEIIDCFKKMEIEISCTCTPYLTGNVPIFGSHVAWAESSAVSYVNSVIGARTNREGGPSALAAAIIGKTPCYGYHLTENRVPTHIFEVDIELEDSISFYGILGRITGKIVKNKIPYFKFKNCDSIKTDYLKALGAALAASGGVALYHVENITPEAKLGILIEDVEKITIEKKDFEKEYDYFKTSEKPDLVCIGCPHCSLDEIKEVSEFIKKENKKFKIDVWVCTSIHMKAISDRMGYTKIIEDAGGKLVIDTCMVVAPIEDMGYKNVATNSGKAATYLPGFCNSNVIYGTTYEILKKATE; from the coding sequence ATGCATCTTACAAGAGAAGAGGAAAAAATATATAACGGCGAGTTTGGGGAATCCTTAGAAACTTGCATGAATTTATTAGTGTCTTTAGGCGATATTTACGGTGCGGAAAAATTGGTAGATATTTATTCTGCCCAAGTTTCAGGGGTGTCCTATAAAACAATTGGTGAAAAAGGTTTAGAATTTTTAAAAGACCTTGCAGATAACAATATAAAAATAAGTGTGCCAACAACCCTAAATCCTGCGGGAATGGATTTAAATAGATATAAGGAGTTGAACTTTCCAAAAGATTTTGCAAAAAAACAAATTGAAATAATAGATTGTTTTAAAAAAATGGAAATTGAAATAAGTTGCACATGCACCCCATATCTAACGGGAAACGTGCCCATTTTTGGTTCACACGTTGCTTGGGCGGAATCTTCAGCAGTTTCGTACGTAAATTCAGTAATTGGTGCAAGAACAAATCGAGAAGGGGGCCCTTCTGCACTTGCAGCTGCAATTATTGGAAAAACACCATGTTATGGCTACCATTTAACTGAAAATAGAGTTCCAACCCATATTTTTGAAGTTGATATAGAATTAGAAGATTCAATTTCATTTTATGGAATACTTGGAAGAATTACTGGAAAAATTGTTAAAAATAAAATTCCCTATTTTAAATTTAAAAACTGCGATTCAATAAAAACAGACTATTTAAAAGCACTCGGAGCAGCACTTGCGGCAAGTGGCGGAGTTGCACTTTATCACGTTGAAAATATAACGCCGGAAGCAAAATTAGGAATTTTAATTGAAGATGTGGAAAAAATAACTATCGAAAAGAAAGACTTTGAAAAAGAGTATGACTACTTTAAAACTTCTGAAAAACCCGATTTAGTATGTATCGGATGCCCACACTGTAGCCTTGATGAAATAAAGGAAGTTTCAGAGTTTATAAAAAAAGAAAATAAGAAATTTAAAATAGATGTATGGGTATGTACATCAATTCACATGAAGGCAATTTCAGACCGGATGGGCTATACAAAAATAATAGAAGATGCAGGCGGAAAATTAGTGATTGATACATGTATGGTCGTAGCCCCGATTGAAGATATGGGATATAAAAACGTTGCAACAAATTCTGGAAAAGCTGCAACTTATTTGCCCGGATTTTGTAATAGTAATGTAATATATGGCACAACTTACGAAATTTTAAAAAAAGCAACTGAATAA
- a CDS encoding coenzyme F420-0:L-glutamate ligase — protein MEITAKPIRTRYIDRGEDFILESISSLKKEIENGLKIKDGDFLVVSEKFIATSEDNFVDESLFKPKFLAYFTYYLSKYCWGYILGPLLGTRKDRILNLRKIPKKETLRHKQVVIENVGLIYALKPASEGGIDLTNVPGTYAALLPKNPEKSAENLYLKIKSELGLDLVIMVIDTDATYKFFKWYVTALPIAIDGIISKIGVFGYILGKFGKLLKNGGLCGATPLAITGNSIYKTYSLEKLLDIAEISDNSQVPYTKSIHDLMKKYKTFEVTVDVLKEMEHSPLVAISFN, from the coding sequence ATGGAAATTACTGCAAAACCAATAAGAACAAGGTATATTGATAGGGGCGAGGATTTTATTTTGGAGTCTATTAGTTCGTTAAAAAAAGAAATTGAAAATGGACTTAAAATAAAAGATGGGGACTTTTTAGTTGTTAGCGAAAAGTTTATTGCAACAAGTGAGGATAACTTTGTAGATGAAAGTCTTTTTAAACCAAAATTTTTAGCTTATTTTACATATTACCTCTCAAAATACTGCTGGGGGTACATTTTAGGGCCATTACTTGGAACTAGAAAAGACAGGATTTTAAATTTACGTAAAATACCAAAAAAAGAAACATTAAGACATAAACAAGTTGTAATTGAAAATGTAGGGTTAATCTACGCATTAAAACCTGCATCAGAAGGAGGAATAGATTTAACTAATGTTCCTGGAACTTATGCTGCATTATTACCAAAAAATCCTGAAAAATCTGCTGAAAATCTTTATTTAAAAATTAAATCAGAGTTAGGGCTTGATTTAGTCATAATGGTAATAGATACCGATGCAACATACAAGTTTTTTAAGTGGTATGTAACAGCTCTTCCAATTGCAATTGATGGAATAATTTCAAAAATTGGGGTTTTTGGGTATATTTTAGGAAAATTTGGAAAGTTATTAAAAAATGGGGGACTTTGTGGGGCAACGCCTCTTGCAATTACTGGAAACAGTATCTATAAAACATATTCACTTGAAAAATTGCTAGATATTGCAGAAATTTCAGATAACTCACAAGTTCCATATACAAAGTCAATTCACGACTTAATGAAAAAATACAAAACATTTGAAGTCACTGTTGACGTTTTAAAGGAGATGGAACACAGCCCCTTAGTAGCTATAAGTTTTAATTAG